One genomic region from Fictibacillus marinisediminis encodes:
- a CDS encoding aldo/keto reductase: MSLIKGKLGLGTAPLGNMFREVPEEEARKTIETAWDLGIRYFDTAAFYGAGLAELRLGEVLSKYNRDDYFLSTKVGRVIEDETEEKEGMFEHGRKNKITTDYSEDATLRSVEQSLERLKTDRLDFVYVHDVSPDFLGDEWVTQFDIARKGAFRVLSRLRDEGVIKSWGLGVNRTEPIELAIELEETRPDISLQATHYTLLNHEHALLKLMPRATEKNVNIVVGAPFNSGVLVGGNHFDYGDVPDEIASKANQIKQIAEKHQVSIKAAALQFSMAHPAVAAVIPGSTRVEHVKEDVAASREEIPSDFWKELKEQNLVSPNAPLPID; the protein is encoded by the coding sequence ACCGCCTGGGATCTAGGAATCCGTTATTTTGATACGGCCGCGTTTTACGGAGCGGGATTAGCGGAACTGCGTCTGGGAGAAGTTTTATCCAAATACAATCGCGATGACTATTTCTTATCAACGAAAGTGGGCAGGGTGATTGAAGATGAAACAGAGGAAAAGGAAGGGATGTTTGAGCATGGCCGCAAAAATAAAATAACCACGGATTACAGTGAAGATGCGACCCTGCGATCGGTCGAGCAAAGCCTGGAGCGGCTAAAAACGGATCGTCTGGACTTTGTATATGTGCACGATGTTTCGCCCGATTTTCTCGGTGACGAATGGGTAACACAGTTTGATATTGCACGAAAAGGGGCGTTCCGTGTGCTGTCCCGCCTTCGTGACGAAGGAGTGATTAAATCATGGGGTCTGGGAGTCAATCGGACAGAACCAATCGAACTTGCCATTGAACTGGAAGAAACACGCCCGGACATCAGCCTGCAAGCGACCCATTATACGCTATTGAACCATGAGCATGCGTTGCTTAAGTTAATGCCAAGAGCTACGGAGAAAAATGTAAACATTGTCGTCGGCGCTCCGTTCAATTCGGGAGTATTGGTTGGAGGGAATCATTTCGATTATGGAGATGTTCCCGATGAAATTGCTTCAAAAGCGAACCAGATCAAACAGATTGCTGAAAAGCATCAGGTGAGTATTAAAGCTGCTGCACTTCAATTCTCCATGGCCCATCCCGCAGTAGCTGCTGTCATTCCCGGCTCTACTCGGGTGGAACATGTGAAAGAGGATGTAGCTGCCTCCAGGGAAGAGATTCCTTCTGACTTCTGGAAGGAACTAAAAGAACAGAATCTTGTGTCTCCAAATGCCCCACTTCCGATTGATTAA